Proteins co-encoded in one Timaviella obliquedivisa GSE-PSE-MK23-08B genomic window:
- a CDS encoding DUF4347 domain-containing protein, with protein MTSTSPLTLVLVDSTVNDYKHLVENLCSEAEVIVLNRDQDGVEQITKALTARDNIESLHILSHGSSGRVYLGSTQLNSETLEDIYADQIQDWQQAFTSNANILLYGCKVAAGDIGQQFVQKLSALTQANIAASTNLTGSAALGGNWELEFTIGEICTLPIFQPEALEAYACVLGVLLEETFRNADVTEKTWKFETGTIGGVVSNQPFLTARTTVAPSAPGGLPGGGTDIVGNGALRLTSNANNQATFVLYDKPFSATEGLSITFDFFAYNGSAGADGISFFLIDAAETRPITSGGYGGSLGYANSIDPSTLAPIAGIEGGYVGIGLDEFGNFSSATEGRIGEAVGGRKIDSVAVRGRESTGYPYLIGTNTLSPGIDNATATTRDAAQKRAQIDITPIIGATGGILSVKVDLNNDGDFTDAGETLPDYDLRVNNGVVPTSFKAGFASSTGASTNIHEVRNLKITTLKPGVSFTGTGVTTNPVTGVSSVTTLEGGTAQTVSVVLGARPTSNVTLNLLSTDTTEGTVSVPALTFTSANWDVPQVFSLIPVDDAIADGNIPYTITTTFTSTDPAYTALDPADISVTNFDNEVQAGNTPPVVPTITPPAVVAGGTVAIAGLTATDPDGIGFYTITTIPSVSQGTLFLGDPAQTGVPVAAGQNLNSTQIGQLFFRAGTGFSGTNFTYTATDSRGATSDRRTVSFAAGSSPEPSDREEVCVPGTPINGTNGNNKLDGADGIEDTISGRNGNDRLRGFGCNDLLDGGAGNDRILGGTGRDTLRGRSGNDRLLGGAASDVLNGGLGNDRLEGGEGDDILKGRRGRDLLIGGAGNDVMSGGRGNDRLRGGSGDDIVDGGEGDDFVKGGGGNDILTGRQGRDTLVGFAGDDIISGGLSNDLIVGGLGADRLTGNRGRDVFEYRSLQDGGDTITDFAANRDSINLNRISAGRSFSSFVTLSQSGSDTLVQVSTGSGLTTLATLTGVTASTLGARNFAV; from the coding sequence ATGACATCTACAAGCCCCTTGACTCTAGTCCTGGTTGATTCAACTGTTAATGATTACAAGCATCTTGTCGAAAACCTCTGCTCTGAAGCAGAAGTTATTGTTCTTAATCGCGATCAAGATGGTGTTGAGCAAATCACTAAAGCATTAACAGCACGAGATAATATTGAGAGTCTTCATATTCTCTCCCACGGAAGCTCTGGGAGAGTGTACTTAGGTTCCACTCAACTAAATTCAGAAACTTTAGAAGATATTTATGCTGACCAGATCCAAGATTGGCAACAGGCATTTACTTCCAATGCCAACATCTTGCTCTATGGTTGCAAAGTTGCGGCTGGAGACATTGGTCAACAATTTGTACAAAAACTGAGTGCGCTAACTCAGGCTAACATCGCTGCATCAACCAACCTAACTGGCAGCGCGGCGCTAGGCGGCAATTGGGAACTAGAGTTTACCATTGGAGAAATTTGTACACTCCCTATTTTCCAACCCGAAGCGCTAGAAGCCTATGCTTGTGTTCTAGGCGTTCTGCTGGAAGAGACGTTTAGAAATGCTGATGTAACCGAAAAAACCTGGAAATTCGAGACAGGCACGATCGGCGGCGTTGTCTCCAACCAACCTTTTTTAACTGCACGAACGACTGTTGCCCCCTCTGCTCCAGGCGGTTTGCCCGGAGGAGGAACCGATATCGTTGGTAATGGTGCGCTTCGCTTAACCAGCAATGCCAATAACCAGGCAACGTTTGTGCTTTATGACAAACCTTTTTCTGCTACTGAAGGTCTATCAATCACCTTTGACTTCTTCGCCTACAACGGAAGTGCGGGTGCAGATGGCATTAGCTTTTTCCTGATCGATGCTGCCGAGACAAGACCCATTACGTCTGGGGGATACGGTGGCTCATTGGGATATGCCAACAGTATAGATCCTTCAACTCTCGCGCCCATTGCTGGCATAGAAGGGGGTTATGTTGGCATTGGGTTAGACGAGTTTGGCAACTTTTCTAGCGCAACCGAAGGTCGTATTGGAGAGGCTGTTGGCGGTCGAAAAATTGACTCAGTTGCAGTTCGAGGACGCGAAAGCACAGGTTACCCCTATTTGATTGGAACAAATACGTTGTCTCCTGGCATTGACAATGCAACTGCTACCACCCGAGATGCGGCTCAAAAAAGGGCGCAGATTGACATCACCCCGATAATCGGTGCAACAGGTGGAATTTTAAGCGTTAAGGTCGACCTTAATAACGATGGAGATTTTACGGACGCTGGAGAAACGCTACCTGATTACGATTTGCGAGTAAATAATGGTGTTGTCCCGACAAGCTTCAAAGCTGGATTTGCCAGTTCTACTGGAGCTAGCACTAACATTCACGAAGTCCGTAACCTCAAGATTACAACATTGAAGCCCGGAGTCAGCTTTACGGGGACAGGGGTAACGACTAATCCAGTCACGGGAGTTTCGAGTGTTACAACCCTTGAAGGTGGCACTGCTCAGACTGTTAGCGTCGTGCTAGGCGCTCGCCCTACCAGCAATGTAACCCTGAACTTGCTTAGCACAGATACTACTGAGGGGACAGTCTCAGTGCCTGCCCTTACCTTCACATCTGCAAATTGGGATGTGCCCCAAGTCTTTTCGCTTATCCCGGTGGATGATGCGATCGCAGATGGCAATATTCCTTACACTATTACGACTACTTTTACGTCAACCGATCCTGCTTATACTGCCCTTGATCCTGCCGATATCAGTGTTACTAACTTCGACAATGAGGTACAGGCTGGCAATACCCCTCCTGTTGTCCCAACCATTACACCTCCTGCTGTAGTTGCGGGTGGCACTGTTGCGATCGCGGGCTTAACCGCCACCGACCCTGATGGTATTGGCTTTTATACCATCACAACAATTCCTTCTGTCAGTCAAGGCACTTTGTTCTTAGGCGATCCAGCCCAGACTGGCGTTCCAGTCGCTGCTGGACAAAACCTCAACTCGACGCAAATTGGACAGCTATTCTTTAGGGCAGGAACGGGCTTTTCGGGAACCAATTTTACCTACACGGCAACCGACAGTCGGGGTGCAACCAGCGATCGGAGAACGGTATCATTTGCAGCTGGCTCGTCGCCTGAGCCGTCGGATAGAGAAGAGGTTTGTGTTCCTGGAACTCCCATCAATGGCACCAATGGCAACAATAAGCTGGATGGAGCCGATGGCATTGAAGATACAATCTCTGGCAGAAATGGCAACGATCGCCTTAGAGGTTTCGGCTGCAACGATTTGCTAGACGGCGGTGCAGGCAACGATCGCATCTTAGGGGGGACAGGCAGAGACACGCTCAGAGGACGAAGTGGCAATGATAGGCTGTTGGGTGGTGCAGCTAGTGACGTTCTGAATGGAGGTTTAGGCAACGATCGACTGGAGGGCGGCGAAGGAGATGACATCCTTAAAGGTCGGCGGGGTCGAGATTTGCTGATTGGCGGCGCTGGCAACGACGTGATGAGTGGTGGTCGGGGCAACGATCGGCTTAGGGGCGGCAGTGGCGATGATATCGTAGACGGCGGTGAGGGTGACGACTTTGTTAAAGGCGGCGGCGGCAACGACATTCTCACTGGGAGACAGGGTCGAGATACGTTAGTTGGTTTTGCCGGAGATGACATCATTTCAGGTGGCTTAAGCAATGACTTAATTGTGGGAGGTCTAGGTGCCGATCGCCTGACTGGCAATCGCGGGAGAGATGTTTTCGAGTACCGTAGTTTGCAAGACGGTGGCGATACCATCACAGATTTTGCCGCCAATCGAGACTCTATCAACCTGAACCGGATCAGTGCAGGGCGATCGTTTAGTAGCTTTGTCACACTCAGCCAATCCGGTAGTGACACTCTGGTGCAGGTTTCTACCGGTTCTGGTTTGACCACGCTTGCCACTTTAACAGGTGTGACAGCAAGCACCTTGGGAGCCAGAAACTTTGCAGTCTAA
- a CDS encoding DUF4347 domain-containing protein, with protein MSDVSRFTPTATEVLVVIDSGVADFQLLAESVVNGAALLVLDSQQDGIQQITEAQQRHKANTLHIISHGAPGCLHLGNTQLNLSNLNTYTEKLQSWFANTTQPQLLLYGCNVAAGDAGEEFITKFQYLTRAEIAASTTFVGSATQGGNWNLDFKTGEIAPALAFSTKLLETYAYTFVIESVQVGAEAYARGSFIQVGLRANGTFGASGAGIPTGWQPTRSGTGLMGFIADSGKDGWATFDGDFFTPGDPEEGFTLEVGGTTYSNNTSGSLAEVVGSITGVTNGVTVLGSPAAEINWSGSVAGVKVDRTFTVAEDGLFILMKTTLTNTSGSNITTPIYWMHNVDPDNNQSINGSFDTTNTIVSQPNGSTDLAQVTATQPDGSTLSLAAIDPQARVTYGGFSNRDASDGWNGVGFTATTSSSTTADQAVSLSYKIDSLAAGGSTTFFYAYNLAADSSFLASVLAAFSKPSTPDLLATSDTGILDTDNITSDNTPTFAGTVAPNVTVSVFAGTTLLGTTTADASGNWTLTATTIADGTYDITIKTTDGAGKLSPSSSPLSVTIDIVDPPSAPSSLDLIALSDDGTSSTDDITSDTTPTITGTADPNSTIELFDNGTSLGTTTSDGSGFWTFTPSVSLAPGTHPITAIVTDTAGNASPVSTSLLITIVATPTVPFNLDLVTPSDTGVSTSDDLTANNTPTIVGKADPGIEVSLFDNGILIGTATTDGNGDWSFTPSTPLSEGAHPITVKAKDGAGNLGAASSPLTITIDTLAPAAPGGLDLTEASDDGTSNTDNITSDNTPTITGNAEPNSTVELFDGTTSLGTTTTDGSGAWTFTPSSPLLVGTYSVTAIATDAAGNTGAVSTSLPLTITAPPATPFNLDLVDASDTGASNTDELTQDSTPTITGKADPNTTVVVFDGTTELGEVVADASGNWTFTPVSPIADGVHPFTARQKDGAGNLGTAAAPLNITIDSTAPTAPATAPNLVDSSDTGASNTDNVTSDNTPTFNGVAPLDATMVELFAGTTSLGKVPVDGSGNWSLTPATLLADNTYSITVKAIDAAGNTSPASSPLSVTIDALPPKVTFTPLQTNDTTPALTGKIDDPNAVVEVKIGGVTYQATNKGDGTWFIPDNTIAPLAEGGFDILVTARDKQGNSGIDNGGSGTGGIGGATKAVTIDKTAPTGAILAVTPTQAGVNTVAIQFTEPVTNFDVSDLQLTRSADGVETPVSLSGAKLTTADGGKTWALTNIAGVTIAGDYKLTLNRSDIKDLAGNGIAAGAISSFRLGEECVFGTALAVPTLKGKKGTKKTGSGGSNSLSGGKGKDEFKGMNGNDRLSGGGGSDRLDGGQGKDMIIGGTGRDILMGGAGKDKLKGGGGNDMLIGGGGKDLLVGGNGSDILIGGAKKDMLKGGRGKDMFVFSGLASEGNDLIKRFETQRDVIDIRSVFARAEFTGATPDAKYHKYIQTVQVGANTEVRVDLDGAGAGTVFGAIATLKNINASVITCSNFVVA; from the coding sequence ATGTCAGACGTTTCTCGTTTCACCCCCACTGCTACTGAAGTCTTAGTTGTCATTGATTCAGGAGTTGCAGATTTTCAATTGCTTGCTGAGAGCGTCGTAAATGGCGCAGCGCTGTTGGTTTTAGATTCTCAGCAGGATGGCATTCAACAAATTACCGAGGCACAGCAGCGGCATAAGGCGAACACCCTCCACATCATTTCCCACGGCGCTCCCGGTTGTCTTCACCTGGGCAATACCCAACTCAATCTCAGCAACCTCAATACTTACACCGAAAAGCTTCAGTCTTGGTTTGCTAACACTACTCAACCTCAACTCCTTCTCTACGGTTGTAACGTAGCTGCCGGAGATGCAGGCGAAGAATTCATCACCAAGTTTCAGTATTTGACGAGAGCAGAAATAGCAGCATCTACTACATTCGTCGGGAGTGCCACCCAAGGCGGAAACTGGAACTTAGACTTCAAAACAGGTGAAATTGCTCCAGCCCTGGCTTTCTCAACAAAGTTGCTAGAAACCTACGCTTACACCTTTGTCATCGAATCTGTTCAAGTGGGCGCTGAGGCATACGCTCGAGGCAGCTTTATCCAGGTGGGTCTAAGAGCCAACGGCACTTTTGGAGCCAGCGGAGCAGGCATACCAACAGGCTGGCAACCCACCCGGTCAGGTACAGGTCTAATGGGGTTTATCGCCGATTCTGGAAAAGATGGCTGGGCAACTTTTGATGGCGATTTCTTCACTCCTGGCGATCCCGAAGAAGGATTCACCCTAGAAGTGGGGGGTACAACTTACAGCAATAATACTTCCGGATCGCTTGCCGAAGTTGTGGGTTCAATCACTGGTGTCACCAATGGAGTCACTGTTCTAGGAAGTCCTGCGGCTGAAATTAATTGGTCTGGTAGCGTTGCTGGAGTGAAAGTAGACCGGACTTTTACAGTGGCAGAGGATGGTCTTTTCATCCTTATGAAGACAACTCTGACTAATACATCAGGGTCGAACATTACAACTCCAATCTACTGGATGCATAACGTCGATCCAGATAATAACCAGTCTATCAACGGTAGCTTTGACACAACTAATACAATCGTCTCTCAACCCAATGGTTCTACTGATCTAGCACAAGTTACGGCAACGCAGCCTGACGGCAGCACCCTATCTCTTGCTGCCATCGATCCACAAGCCCGTGTCACCTATGGCGGATTTTCCAACCGAGATGCTTCAGATGGTTGGAATGGAGTTGGCTTCACCGCTACTACTTCATCTTCAACTACAGCCGATCAAGCGGTATCACTGTCTTACAAAATTGATAGCCTTGCTGCTGGAGGATCGACTACTTTCTTCTATGCCTATAACCTTGCTGCTGATTCAAGCTTTTTAGCCAGTGTTTTGGCTGCATTTTCTAAGCCTTCTACTCCTGATTTACTTGCAACCAGCGATACAGGAATTCTTGACACTGATAATATCACTAGTGACAATACCCCCACCTTCGCTGGAACTGTTGCTCCCAACGTCACTGTCAGCGTATTTGCAGGTACTACTCTCCTAGGCACCACCACTGCCGATGCATCTGGAAACTGGACTTTAACCGCCACCACGATCGCCGATGGCACCTACGACATTACTATAAAAACCACAGACGGGGCAGGCAAGCTCAGCCCTTCTTCTAGCCCTCTTTCAGTCACGATCGACATCGTAGATCCTCCTAGTGCACCTAGCAGCTTAGACTTGATCGCCTTAAGTGACGACGGCACCTCCAGCACCGATGACATCACCAGTGACACTACCCCTACCATCACCGGGACAGCAGACCCTAACAGCACGATTGAACTATTTGATAATGGAACATCGCTCGGTACCACAACATCAGATGGAAGCGGTTTCTGGACGTTTACCCCCAGCGTATCCCTAGCTCCCGGCACTCATCCTATCACCGCTATTGTCACCGACACCGCCGGAAATGCTAGCCCTGTCTCTACATCGCTACTCATCACCATTGTTGCAACTCCCACAGTTCCCTTCAACCTCGACTTAGTTACACCTAGCGATACAGGCGTTTCCACCAGCGATGACCTCACTGCTAATAACACACCGACTATTGTTGGTAAAGCAGATCCAGGTATCGAAGTTTCTCTCTTCGACAATGGCATCTTGATAGGCACAGCCACAACCGATGGGAATGGCGACTGGTCATTCACCCCCAGTACTCCCCTGAGCGAGGGTGCCCATCCTATTACAGTCAAAGCCAAAGATGGGGCAGGCAACTTGGGCGCAGCTTCCAGTCCATTAACTATAACCATTGACACCCTTGCACCTGCTGCACCTGGAGGTTTAGACCTCACTGAGGCAAGTGACGACGGCACTTCTAATACTGATAACATTACTAGCGACAATACCCCTACTATCACAGGCAACGCTGAACCCAACAGCACGGTTGAACTGTTTGATGGAACAACCTCTTTAGGAACAACAACTACCGACGGTTCAGGGGCTTGGACATTTACTCCTAGCAGCCCACTCTTAGTCGGTACTTACTCTGTTACGGCAATAGCCACCGATGCAGCAGGTAATACGGGAGCAGTGTCAACCTCTTTGCCCTTGACCATCACCGCGCCTCCTGCAACTCCTTTCAACCTAGACTTGGTTGATGCTAGCGATACTGGAGCCTCCAACACCGACGAACTGACTCAAGACAGCACGCCTACGATCACCGGAAAAGCTGACCCCAATACCACTGTGGTCGTGTTCGACGGAACGACCGAGCTAGGTGAAGTCGTTGCTGATGCCTCTGGTAATTGGACATTTACTCCCGTCTCTCCGATCGCAGATGGCGTACATCCTTTCACTGCCAGGCAAAAAGATGGCGCAGGAAACTTGGGAACTGCCGCCGCACCGCTCAATATCACCATTGATAGTACTGCTCCTACCGCTCCTGCTACTGCCCCTAATTTAGTAGATAGCAGTGATACAGGCGCTTCTAATACAGACAACGTGACTAGCGATAATACTCCTACCTTTAATGGTGTTGCTCCGTTGGATGCAACGATGGTAGAACTGTTTGCTGGAACCACATCCTTAGGCAAAGTTCCAGTTGACGGCTCTGGAAATTGGAGCTTAACTCCCGCAACTCTGCTGGCAGATAACACCTACAGCATTACTGTGAAGGCGATCGACGCAGCAGGTAACACTAGCCCTGCTTCATCACCGCTCTCCGTCACCATTGACGCGCTCCCCCCTAAAGTCACCTTTACTCCGCTCCAAACCAACGACACCACCCCGGCTTTAACCGGAAAAATTGATGACCCTAACGCAGTCGTCGAGGTCAAAATCGGCGGGGTGACTTATCAAGCTACTAACAAAGGCGATGGCACCTGGTTCATCCCCGACAATACGATCGCCCCTCTTGCCGAAGGTGGCTTCGATATCCTGGTCACGGCTAGAGATAAACAAGGCAACTCAGGCATAGATAACGGGGGCAGTGGTACAGGTGGCATAGGCGGCGCTACGAAGGCTGTAACTATTGACAAAACTGCCCCCACAGGTGCGATTCTTGCTGTTACGCCCACGCAGGCTGGCGTTAATACTGTTGCAATTCAGTTCACCGAGCCTGTCACTAACTTTGATGTTTCTGACCTCCAACTGACCCGAAGTGCAGATGGCGTTGAGACACCTGTATCTTTATCAGGGGCAAAACTCACCACTGCTGACGGTGGTAAAACTTGGGCATTGACCAACATTGCCGGAGTTACCATTGCAGGTGACTATAAGCTAACGTTGAACCGTAGCGACATCAAGGATTTGGCAGGCAACGGCATCGCCGCAGGTGCAATTAGCTCCTTCAGACTGGGAGAGGAGTGCGTCTTCGGTACAGCTTTGGCAGTTCCTACGCTTAAGGGCAAAAAAGGAACTAAGAAGACTGGCAGTGGCGGTAGTAATAGCCTGAGCGGTGGTAAGGGCAAAGATGAATTTAAGGGAATGAATGGCAATGACCGTTTATCAGGCGGGGGCGGTAGCGATCGCCTCGATGGCGGTCAGGGCAAGGATATGATCATTGGCGGCACCGGACGCGACATCTTAATGGGTGGAGCAGGTAAAGACAAACTCAAAGGCGGCGGTGGCAACGACATGCTGATCGGCGGTGGCGGTAAAGATCTTCTGGTGGGCGGCAATGGTTCTGATATTCTGATCGGCGGGGCAAAGAAGGATATGCTCAAAGGTGGCAGAGGCAAAGATATGTTTGTCTTTAGTGGCTTAGCGTCTGAAGGGAACGATCTGATCAAGCGCTTTGAAACTCAGCGAGATGTCATTGATATCCGCTCAGTTTTTGCTCGTGCTGAATTTACCGGAGCAACGCCCGATGCAAAGTACCACAAATATATTCAAACGGTGCAAGTAGGCGCGAACACAGAAGTGCGAGTTGACTTGGATGGGGCAGGAGCCGGAACGGTGTTTGGAGCGATCGCCACGCTCAAAAATATTAACGCTTCCGTTATAACCTGCTCTAACTTTGTAGTCGCTTAA
- a CDS encoding AbrB family transcriptional regulator has translation MSRKKKNEPLTGETLLNKVKELEHHTKEEKAKECGYYTITKNDVVRVNMMKFYNALLEAKEIEVDGKQSGNGRGGRSASYRISVQANGNLLIGAAYTKQMELRPGDEFEISLGRKHIRLKQVDSEMDED, from the coding sequence ATGAGTAGGAAAAAAAAGAACGAGCCTTTGACAGGAGAAACGCTTCTCAATAAAGTCAAAGAACTGGAGCATCACACGAAAGAAGAAAAGGCAAAAGAATGCGGCTACTACACCATCACTAAAAATGATGTGGTACGCGTCAACATGATGAAGTTTTACAATGCCCTTCTAGAAGCAAAAGAAATTGAAGTGGATGGCAAGCAATCGGGCAATGGGCGAGGAGGGCGCAGTGCTAGCTACCGCATTAGTGTTCAAGCAAATGGCAATTTGTTGATTGGGGCTGCTTACACGAAGCAAATGGAATTAAGACCGGGAGATGAATTTGAAATTTCCTTGGGTCGCAAACATATTCGTCTTAAGCAAGTAGATTCAGAAATGGATGAGGACTAA
- a CDS encoding RrF2 family transcriptional regulator codes for MKLTTRGHYSVKALLDLTLQPKHQPTSVKAIAQRQNLPAPYLEKLLIELRRAGLVESVRGAQGGYQLARSPAQISLGQILEAVGETVDPLPKHTLEAEQSEDWVTLTLWHRLHQKVKESLYKITLEDLYYDARSWKASQGESTNFVV; via the coding sequence ATGAAGCTAACCACCCGTGGACACTATAGTGTTAAAGCTCTGCTCGACTTGACTTTGCAGCCTAAGCACCAACCCACTTCGGTGAAAGCGATCGCCCAACGCCAAAATTTACCTGCTCCCTATTTAGAAAAGCTGCTGATTGAACTCCGGCGCGCCGGATTAGTCGAATCGGTGCGAGGTGCCCAAGGCGGCTATCAACTAGCGCGATCGCCAGCACAAATTTCTTTGGGTCAAATTTTAGAAGCCGTGGGTGAAACCGTCGACCCTCTGCCTAAACATACCTTAGAGGCAGAACAATCTGAAGATTGGGTGACCCTAACGCTGTGGCATCGGCTTCACCAGAAGGTAAAAGAGTCGTTATACAAAATAACCTTAGAAGACCTTTATTATGATGCGCGAAGTTGGAAGGCATCTCAGGGCGAATCGACCAATTTTGTTGTTTAA
- the rplU gene encoding 50S ribosomal protein L21 produces MTYAIIETGGKQIRVEPGRFYDIERLAVEVDDTVTIEHVLFVDFDGEASVGQPIVAGATVQGTVLRHFRDRKIIVYKMQPKKKTRKKQGHRQELTRLMVNSINMDGKSATAPDRVEAPIPAASIAE; encoded by the coding sequence ATGACTTACGCAATTATTGAGACGGGCGGCAAACAGATTCGGGTTGAACCCGGTCGCTTTTATGACATAGAGCGTCTTGCTGTTGAGGTGGATGACACAGTAACCATTGAGCATGTTCTATTTGTAGATTTTGATGGAGAAGCCTCGGTGGGTCAGCCCATTGTGGCTGGAGCAACGGTACAAGGAACGGTGTTGCGCCACTTCCGCGATCGCAAGATCATTGTCTACAAAATGCAGCCTAAAAAGAAGACCCGCAAAAAGCAAGGGCACCGTCAAGAATTAACTCGGCTAATGGTTAATTCCATCAATATGGATGGTAAATCTGCTACCGCTCCTGACAGAGTAGAGGCTCCTATTCCTGCTGCATCTATTGCAGAGTAG
- the rpmA gene encoding 50S ribosomal protein L27, with the protein MAHKKGTGSTRNGRDSNAQRLGVKRYGGQAVRAGNILVRQRGTKIHPGPNVGRGSDDTLFALVDGVVTFERKGKGRKRICVYPPVAAVAVEAVAVEAVAA; encoded by the coding sequence ATGGCTCACAAGAAAGGTACAGGTAGTACTCGTAACGGTCGGGATTCAAATGCTCAACGCTTGGGCGTTAAGCGCTATGGTGGGCAAGCTGTAAGAGCGGGCAATATTCTGGTTCGTCAGCGGGGCACCAAAATCCATCCGGGGCCCAACGTGGGTCGGGGCAGCGATGATACGCTGTTTGCTCTCGTTGATGGAGTCGTTACTTTTGAAAGAAAAGGTAAAGGACGCAAGAGAATCTGTGTTTATCCTCCTGTAGCTGCTGTTGCTGTTGAGGCGGTTGCCGTTGAGGCGGTTGCTGCATAG
- a CDS encoding adenylate/guanylate cyclase domain-containing protein — MTVQPIPHLILQTDSGNRYLSLVGTTCWTVGRGDDNNFVLPDRWISRNHAMFQRMENGEFYLIDLGSRNGSFVNGRRVSVPVTLQNGDHLTFGQTELDFYCPDVTQLFVTPVGMEMPEISATATLHVRRYISVLVVDIRNFTGMTRQLDEKVLSEVIGTWFRCAGEIIREYGSWVDKYIGDAVMAVWIHGAKAVEHQEMVRIANALNALHKMTSQLHEKYPLPAPVRIGAGLNTGYAMVGNTGSGDRPDYTALGDTVNAAFRLESSTKQIGLDIAFGETTYEYLAESEFSLFKQYTVNLKGYDTPTSTYAGTFADLDKFLRLVSDSST, encoded by the coding sequence ATGACTGTACAACCCATCCCTCACTTAATACTGCAAACTGATTCAGGTAATCGTTACCTGTCTTTAGTTGGAACTACCTGCTGGACAGTAGGACGGGGAGACGACAACAACTTCGTGTTGCCCGATCGCTGGATTTCGCGCAACCATGCCATGTTTCAGCGCATGGAAAATGGAGAATTTTACCTCATTGATTTGGGCAGTCGGAACGGGTCATTTGTCAATGGCAGACGAGTCAGTGTGCCTGTCACACTTCAAAATGGCGATCATCTCACTTTTGGGCAAACCGAACTAGATTTTTATTGTCCTGATGTCACCCAGTTGTTTGTCACCCCAGTGGGCATGGAGATGCCCGAAATTTCGGCTACTGCTACGCTGCATGTCCGCCGCTACATTTCAGTGCTAGTTGTTGATATTCGCAATTTTACTGGTATGACGCGGCAGTTAGATGAAAAGGTGCTATCAGAAGTGATTGGGACTTGGTTTCGCTGTGCTGGAGAAATTATTCGAGAGTACGGAAGCTGGGTTGATAAATATATTGGCGATGCGGTAATGGCAGTCTGGATTCATGGCGCTAAGGCAGTTGAGCATCAAGAAATGGTGCGAATCGCTAATGCCCTAAATGCCCTCCATAAAATGACAAGCCAGCTTCATGAAAAATATCCATTGCCTGCTCCGGTACGAATTGGGGCAGGGTTGAATACAGGTTACGCCATGGTCGGCAATACCGGATCGGGCGATCGCCCCGATTACACCGCTTTGGGCGATACAGTCAACGCAGCATTTCGTCTGGAATCTTCTACAAAGCAAATCGGCTTAGACATTGCCTTTGGCGAAACCACCTACGAGTATTTGGCAGAATCTGAATTTAGCCTTTTCAAGCAATATACCGTCAACCTAAAAGGCTATGACACGCCCACTAGCACCTACGCTGGCACCTTTGCGGATTTAGACAAATTCCTTCGACTGGTCAGCGATAGCTCAACCTAA
- a CDS encoding DUF3120 domain-containing protein, translated as MGDRFSSLLSLEKWVSRKWQFFAAAAFLVSVPVFFQAPLVRIVPEFSLIATLGWLWLSLFLRNRPSTYLTGDLLLGFSLTWLAGSIYWGWLRWEPLWHLPIEAIALPFTIICLAKGWGKVGNWFYLGSLLGTAITDAYFYLMNLLPSWRQVMQVEPDSLQDSLQPIFQSAVAQIQTPSGVGWAIALIATLLIIGCIPLRSQQLHHWVFAGAVLSTLLVDGLFWFVAVSF; from the coding sequence TTGGGCGACAGGTTTTCTTCCCTTTTATCTTTAGAGAAATGGGTATCTCGAAAATGGCAGTTTTTTGCAGCCGCGGCTTTCCTCGTCTCGGTTCCAGTGTTTTTTCAGGCTCCCTTAGTCAGGATTGTTCCTGAATTTAGCTTAATTGCCACGCTAGGCTGGCTATGGCTCAGTCTTTTCCTCAGGAATCGACCTTCTACTTACTTAACAGGGGATTTGCTGCTGGGATTTAGCTTGACCTGGTTAGCAGGTTCAATTTACTGGGGTTGGCTGCGCTGGGAACCTTTGTGGCATTTGCCTATTGAAGCGATCGCCCTTCCTTTCACCATAATTTGCTTAGCAAAAGGTTGGGGCAAAGTAGGCAACTGGTTCTACCTTGGCTCATTGCTAGGCACTGCCATCACCGATGCCTACTTTTATTTGATGAACCTCCTGCCCTCTTGGCGGCAGGTCATGCAGGTTGAACCTGACAGTTTACAAGATAGTCTACAACCGATTTTTCAAAGTGCTGTAGCACAGATTCAAACTCCCTCGGGCGTGGGTTGGGCGATCGCCCTCATTGCAACGCTGCTTATCATTGGCTGCATTCCTCTCCGCTCTCAGCAACTTCACCACTGGGTCTTTGCGGGTGCCGTTTTGAGTACGTTATTAGTAGATGGATTGTTCTGGTTCGTCGCAGTTAGCTTTTAA